CCACCGGGCCGCGCCGGGCGCCACTTCCGGCGCCAGCAGCAGGCGGCCGTGGGCATCGAGCAGTTCGACCCGGCCGGCCAGCAGGTAATAGTGGCTGGCCGGGGTCTCGCCGACCCCGAACAGCCGGGTGCCAGCGGCCACCTCGCGCAGGCGCAGGCCCGCGGACAACTGCGCCAGCGCCTCCGGGCTCAACCGGTTCAGCGGGTAGATGTCGCGGAAATCGAGGGCAGTGACGGCGCTGCTCATGGGTTCAAGGCGTGGCCGGCAACCAGGCTGCCAGCGGATTCAG
The nucleotide sequence above comes from Oleomonas cavernae. Encoded proteins:
- a CDS encoding cyclic nucleotide-binding domain-containing protein, whose translation is MSSAVTALDFRDIYPLNRLSPEALAQLSAGLRLREVAAGTRLFGVGETPASHYYLLAGRVELLDAHGRLLLAPEVAPGAARWRCRRTSPAPRNCALPRPAGCSRWTANCSTR